The following coding sequences lie in one Labrus bergylta chromosome 5, fLabBer1.1, whole genome shotgun sequence genomic window:
- the cbfa2t2 gene encoding protein CBFA2T2 isoform X2: MPGSPVDAKTHSRSAPSSSSSSTMPPLPSVNPSGPRPASFSTTALTNGNHHSPPTLNAVPSPPQRYSNGPSSSSSSSLANQQLPATCGARQLSKLKRFLTTLQQFGNDISPEIGDSVRSLVLALVNSTVTIEEFHSRLQEATNFPLRPFVIPFLKANLPLLQRELLHCARAAKQTPAQYLSQHEHLLLSTTLASSPDSSELLMEPPEPATKRHSPNRGKENGFHERPPAALEPAAKRICTISPAPRHSPAHPLPLSTQLHPTPPPLQHYALDDIAAPHILHREHSQRVLEIRELKDRPRLPGTNGGYREEPVDHRLTDREWADEWRHLDHVLNCIVDMVEKTRRSVSVLRRCQESDREELNYWRRRSSEQEDPRKGGSASTPFSKTHSPHSGEPDSQRDFAPRPGSAYVTDEIWKKAEEAVNEVKRQAMDEVQKAVAEAEQKAFEMIAAERAKMEKTVADAKRKAQEDAILVINEQEDSSECCWNCGRKASETCSGCNAARYCGSFCQHKDWERHHLICSPGLQAQPKPVSAITASRTAAVAAAAAAAAAGVSPIGLTGVKVPDRVPSVSSPGGEKASVASRSSTPSTPASAPETNGH; the protein is encoded by the exons ATGCCCGGTTCTCCTGTGGATGCTAAGACTCATTCCAGATCAGcccccagcagcagctccagctccacGATGCCTCCCCTGCCCTCCGTCAACCCCAGCGGCCCTCGTCCGGCCTCCTTCTCCACCACAGCAT TGACAAACGGGAATCACCATTCCCCACCTACCCTGAACGCAGTGCCATCTCCACCACAGCGCTACAGCAACGgaccttcttcttcctcatcctcgtCGCTGGCAAACCAGCAGCTGCCGGCCACCTGTGGGGCTCGCCAGCTGAGCAAGCTGAAACGCTTCCTGACCACGCTGCAGCAGTTTGGGAACGACATCTCTCCTGAGATCGGAGACAGCGTCCGAAGCCTGGTTCTGGCCCTCGTA AATTCAACAGTCACCATTGAGGAGTTTCATTCCCGTCTTCAGGAGGCCACAAACTTCCCCTTACGGCCCTTTGTTATTCCTTTCCTCAAG GCAAACCTTCCCCTTCTGCAGAGGGAACTCCTTCACTGTGCACGGGCAGCCAAGCAGACCCCAGCCCAGTACCTGTCCCAGCATGAGCACCTCCTGCTCAGCACCACCTTGGCCTCTTCCCCAGACTCCTCTGAGCTGCTGATGGAGCCCCCTGAGCCTGCTACCAAGAGACACAGCCCCAACAG AGGTAAAGAGAATGGTTTTCATGAACGTCCCCCGGCAGCCTTGGAGCCTGCGGCCAAACGAATCTGCACCATCAGCCCTGCTCCCCGACACAGCCCCGCCCACCCTCTGCCCCTTAGCACCCAGCTTCACCCGACCCCTCCACCGCTGCAGCACTACGCTCTGGATGACATCGCAGCACCGCACATCCTGCACCGCGAGCACAGCCAACGCGTGTTGGAGATCCGGGAACTCAAAGACAGACCAAGGCTCCCTG GCACTAACGGGGGCTACCGCGAGGAGCCGGTggaccacagactgacagacCGAGAGTGGGCTGATGAATGGAGGCATCTGGACCAT GTGTTGAACTGCATTGTGGACATGGTGGAGAAGACGCGGCGGTCAGTGAGCGTGCTCAGGCGATGCCAGGAGTCAGACCGGGAGGAGCTCAACTACTGGAGGCGGCGTTCCAGCGAGCAGGAGGACCCACGCAAAGGAGGCTCGGCCTCAACTCCCTTCTCCAAGACCCACAGCCCCCACTCTGGCGAGCCGG ACTCTCAGCGAGACTTTGCTCCACGGCCAGGCTCAGCATACGTTACAGACGAGATCTGGAAGAAAGCTG AAGAGGCGGTGAACGAGGTGAAGCGTCAGGCCATGGATGAAGTGCAGAAAGCTGTAGCAGAAGCTGAACAGAAGGCTTTTGAGATGATTGCCGCCGAGAGGGCTAAGATGGAGAAGACTGTGGCTGATGCAAAGAGGAAGGCTCAAGAGGACGCAATCCTGGTCATCAACGAACAGGAGGACTCCAGTGAG TGTTGCTGGAATTGTGGTCGCAAAGCTAGCGAGACGTGCAGCGGTTGCAACGCGGCGCGCTACTGCGGCTCCTTCTGCCAGCACAAAGACTGGGAGAGGCATCACCTCATCTGCAGCCCAGGACTTCAGGCTCAGCCCAAACCAGTTTCTGCCATCACTGCAAGCAGGACGGCTGCTgtggcggcagcagcagcagcagcagcagctggggTGTCTCCTATCGGTCTTACCGGGGTCAAGGTCCCCGACAGGGTGCCCTCAGTCTCCAGTCCTGGTGGAGAGAAGGCTTCTGTTGCCTCCCGCTCCTCCACTCCCTCCACCCCGGCATCGGCCCCTGAGACAAACGGACACTAG
- the cbfa2t2 gene encoding protein CBFA2T2 isoform X1, producing the protein MSQATRQRRRQTGGLLKDIIPQRRKDSNTRTRMVGMPSALNYGREKKTPAMPGSPVDAKTHSRSAPSSSSSSTMPPLPSVNPSGPRPASFSTTALTNGNHHSPPTLNAVPSPPQRYSNGPSSSSSSSLANQQLPATCGARQLSKLKRFLTTLQQFGNDISPEIGDSVRSLVLALVNSTVTIEEFHSRLQEATNFPLRPFVIPFLKANLPLLQRELLHCARAAKQTPAQYLSQHEHLLLSTTLASSPDSSELLMEPPEPATKRHSPNRGKENGFHERPPAALEPAAKRICTISPAPRHSPAHPLPLSTQLHPTPPPLQHYALDDIAAPHILHREHSQRVLEIRELKDRPRLPGTNGGYREEPVDHRLTDREWADEWRHLDHVLNCIVDMVEKTRRSVSVLRRCQESDREELNYWRRRSSEQEDPRKGGSASTPFSKTHSPHSGEPDSQRDFAPRPGSAYVTDEIWKKAEEAVNEVKRQAMDEVQKAVAEAEQKAFEMIAAERAKMEKTVADAKRKAQEDAILVINEQEDSSECCWNCGRKASETCSGCNAARYCGSFCQHKDWERHHLICSPGLQAQPKPVSAITASRTAAVAAAAAAAAAGVSPIGLTGVKVPDRVPSVSSPGGEKASVASRSSTPSTPASAPETNGH; encoded by the exons acggTAGAGAGAAGAAGACCCCTGCCATGCCCGGTTCTCCTGTGGATGCTAAGACTCATTCCAGATCAGcccccagcagcagctccagctccacGATGCCTCCCCTGCCCTCCGTCAACCCCAGCGGCCCTCGTCCGGCCTCCTTCTCCACCACAGCAT TGACAAACGGGAATCACCATTCCCCACCTACCCTGAACGCAGTGCCATCTCCACCACAGCGCTACAGCAACGgaccttcttcttcctcatcctcgtCGCTGGCAAACCAGCAGCTGCCGGCCACCTGTGGGGCTCGCCAGCTGAGCAAGCTGAAACGCTTCCTGACCACGCTGCAGCAGTTTGGGAACGACATCTCTCCTGAGATCGGAGACAGCGTCCGAAGCCTGGTTCTGGCCCTCGTA AATTCAACAGTCACCATTGAGGAGTTTCATTCCCGTCTTCAGGAGGCCACAAACTTCCCCTTACGGCCCTTTGTTATTCCTTTCCTCAAG GCAAACCTTCCCCTTCTGCAGAGGGAACTCCTTCACTGTGCACGGGCAGCCAAGCAGACCCCAGCCCAGTACCTGTCCCAGCATGAGCACCTCCTGCTCAGCACCACCTTGGCCTCTTCCCCAGACTCCTCTGAGCTGCTGATGGAGCCCCCTGAGCCTGCTACCAAGAGACACAGCCCCAACAG AGGTAAAGAGAATGGTTTTCATGAACGTCCCCCGGCAGCCTTGGAGCCTGCGGCCAAACGAATCTGCACCATCAGCCCTGCTCCCCGACACAGCCCCGCCCACCCTCTGCCCCTTAGCACCCAGCTTCACCCGACCCCTCCACCGCTGCAGCACTACGCTCTGGATGACATCGCAGCACCGCACATCCTGCACCGCGAGCACAGCCAACGCGTGTTGGAGATCCGGGAACTCAAAGACAGACCAAGGCTCCCTG GCACTAACGGGGGCTACCGCGAGGAGCCGGTggaccacagactgacagacCGAGAGTGGGCTGATGAATGGAGGCATCTGGACCAT GTGTTGAACTGCATTGTGGACATGGTGGAGAAGACGCGGCGGTCAGTGAGCGTGCTCAGGCGATGCCAGGAGTCAGACCGGGAGGAGCTCAACTACTGGAGGCGGCGTTCCAGCGAGCAGGAGGACCCACGCAAAGGAGGCTCGGCCTCAACTCCCTTCTCCAAGACCCACAGCCCCCACTCTGGCGAGCCGG ACTCTCAGCGAGACTTTGCTCCACGGCCAGGCTCAGCATACGTTACAGACGAGATCTGGAAGAAAGCTG AAGAGGCGGTGAACGAGGTGAAGCGTCAGGCCATGGATGAAGTGCAGAAAGCTGTAGCAGAAGCTGAACAGAAGGCTTTTGAGATGATTGCCGCCGAGAGGGCTAAGATGGAGAAGACTGTGGCTGATGCAAAGAGGAAGGCTCAAGAGGACGCAATCCTGGTCATCAACGAACAGGAGGACTCCAGTGAG TGTTGCTGGAATTGTGGTCGCAAAGCTAGCGAGACGTGCAGCGGTTGCAACGCGGCGCGCTACTGCGGCTCCTTCTGCCAGCACAAAGACTGGGAGAGGCATCACCTCATCTGCAGCCCAGGACTTCAGGCTCAGCCCAAACCAGTTTCTGCCATCACTGCAAGCAGGACGGCTGCTgtggcggcagcagcagcagcagcagcagctggggTGTCTCCTATCGGTCTTACCGGGGTCAAGGTCCCCGACAGGGTGCCCTCAGTCTCCAGTCCTGGTGGAGAGAAGGCTTCTGTTGCCTCCCGCTCCTCCACTCCCTCCACCCCGGCATCGGCCCCTGAGACAAACGGACACTAG